The proteins below are encoded in one region of Hordeum vulgare subsp. vulgare chromosome 3H, MorexV3_pseudomolecules_assembly, whole genome shotgun sequence:
- the LOC123441945 gene encoding uncharacterized protein LOC123441945 — protein MANHGVAALLIASLLVAAVTLADARVTLQVQRHSISGGTPMSTDQQHPVDLHAVPALTCSQVNAVQAGDTCSSIAESGGLTQDQFLGFNPNINCVKIFLGQWVCLDASAA, from the exons ATGGCCAACCACGGAGTCGCCGCTCTCCTGATCGCGTCCCTTCTCGTGGCCGCGGTCACCCTCGCCGACGCGAGGGTCACCCTGCAGGTGCAGCGCCACAGCATTAGCGGAGGTACGCCCATGTCAACCGATCAGCAGCATCCAGTTGATCTGCAT GCGGTGCCTGCGCTGACGTGCAGCCAGGTGAACGCGGTGCAGGCGGGCGACACTTGCTCCTCCATCGCGGAGAGCGGCGGTCTGACCCAGGACCAGTTCCTGGGCTTCAACCCCAACATCAACTGCGTCAAGATCTTCCTCGGCCAGTGGGTCTGCCTCGACGCATCGGCTGCTTAA